CCTACATCCCGCAGGAAACCATCGATCGCTTCCGCGGCAGCAGCCCGGCCGACATGCTGCGCGGGACGCCGGGCGTGATGTCGGGCGAAGCCCGCAACGGTGCTGGTGCCATCGACGTCAACATTCGCGGCATGCAGGGCATGGGCCGCGTCGCCGTCACCGTCGACGGCGCCAGCAACGCAGTAACCATCTATCAGGGCTACCAGGGCGTCTCCAACCGCACCTTCGTCGACCCGGACCTGCTCGGCGGCATCAGCATCGCCAAGGGATCGGACGCAGCCTCCAACGGCATCGCCGGATCGGTGGCGATGCGGACGTTGGAAGCGCGCGACATCATCAAGGACGGCAAGAATTTCGGCGTGCGCCTGAAGGGCGGTTTCGGCACCAACACGTCGAACCCGCCTCCGGTGGATACGATAGGCGGTTACGAATGGCCGAGCATACCGTGGGCAGCCCCCCAGATCCCTGTCGCCAGTACTGCAGGCATGGAGCGCCCGAGCTTGCTCAAGCCGACCAGCGGCTCCGGCAGCGCGGTGGTCGCGTACAGCGAGGGAGACGTCGACCTGATAGCAGGTTATGCCTATCGCAAGCAGGGCAACTACCATGCCGGGACCAATGGTCCTGCGGCGCAGCCGGTGGCAAAGGGACCAACACCATTCTGCTTCGACAACGGCATCTGCCTGCCCTCGAGCCCATGGACAAACTACTACGACAATGAAGGCATTACCGGTTATCGCGCCGGCGAGGAGGTGCTGAACACCCAGCTCGAAACCAAATCCTGGATCGGCAAAGGGACCTTTCGCTTTGGCGACGGACAGAGCGTCGAACTCGGCTACACCGGCTTCCGCAGCGAGGCCGGCGACTTGCTGGCCTCGCGACTGACAAGCAAGCGCGGTCAGCCGACGCAAGCGGCGCAAACCACCGGCACGACACTCGACACTGGAACCGTACGCTACAAATGGAAGCCGGAGGAGAACGAGCTCGTCGACCTCAAGGCCAATCTCTGGCTGACCCGCCTCGACTTGCGCAACTCCAGGCGCGATGGTTGGCCTGCTCCGCGTCCAGGTGATCCCCGCGTCGGTTCTGACTCTTTGTTGTGGGGGGCCGACGCCACCAATGCATCCAAACTCTCCACCGGATACGGTGCCGTCGACCTGACTTATGGGCTGTCCTATCTCGGTGAGGATACCCAACCCACCGACTACACACGTTCCCTGAAGGGCTGGCTCAACCTGCGCGACGGACGTAGGCAGGAGGCTGCGGTCTTCGTCAAGGGATCGTGGGAAGCGACCGACTGGCTGACCCTCAATGGCGGCCTGCGCTACCAGCATTATTGGGCGCAGGACCGCAGCACCGGTCCACACCAAGGCATAGGTTTTGTCTACGGCAGCAGCAGCAGCAAAGGCGGCTTCAGCCCGTCCATCGGCGTCACGCTGGAGCCGATCGAGGGCAGCCAGTTCTACGTCAACTATTCCAACGCGATGCGTTCCCCGAGCATCATCGAGACGACGACCGCCTTCACCATGAACATCAACTCCAATGTGAGGCCGGAGCGTTCGAGCAACTGGGAGATCGGCACAAACCTGCGCCGGGACAATGTGTTTACCGGTGACGATAGTGCCATGCTCAAGTTCGGATACTTCGACTGGTCGGTGAAGGACTACATCGCGCGAGAATGGCACACCACCTCGGGTTCGTCCGGCATGCGCATCCACAACATCGACAGCGCGCATTTCGCCGGCCTGGAACTCTCTGGCCGCTACGAGATCGGCGCCTTCACGGCGGAGCTCGCTGCTAACTACTACACCGACGTGCAGTTCTGCCGAACGGCGTCCACCTGCGGGAACAAGTCGCTCTATGCAGACTACGCCACCAACCAGGTGCCGCCGCGCTATTCGGTCGACCTGACGCTGACGCAGAAGCTGATGGATGACGCGCTGACCATTGGCGGCAGAGTTTCGCATGTCGGGCGGCGCGCCGTCGGCCACGGCGACGTCACCGCCCAGGGTGCGTCGCAGTTCATCGCGCTGGTCAACTGGAAGCCCTACACGCTGGTCGACGTGTTCGCCGAATACAAGTTCAACGAAAACCTGACCGGCACCGTCCGCATCCAGAACCTGACCGACACCTATTACGTCGATCCGCTGAGCCTCGTGGTGCAGCCGGGACCCGGCCGCACGTTCTACGGCTCGCTGACCGCCAGCTTCTAGGCGGGGGCCCGCTTGCCAAGCGGGGGCTAGGCAGGCGGGCTACACCTTCCTGACGATGACGCTGCCGGCGGAGTAACCGGCACCGAAAGAGCAGATGACGCCGAGGCTGCCTGATGGCAGGTCGTTGGAGAATTTCGAAAACGCGATGATCGAGCCGGCCGACGAGGTGTTGGCGTAGTCCTGCAGCACGTTGGGCTGCTCTTCGCGGGTCGGCTCGCGGCCAAGCACGCGCGAGCCGATCAGGTCGTTCATGCCCTTGTTGGCCTGGTGCAGCCACAGCCGCGACAGATCGGCAGGCGCGATGCCTTGTTCGGCGAGATGGGAGAGCATCAGTTCTGCGACCATCGGCACCACCTGCTTGAAGACCTTGCGACCCTCCTGGTGGAACTGCATATCGCGCCGATCAGCCATGTGGCCCTCGCGGGTGCGGCGCAGGAAGCCGTTGTTGTTGCGGATGTTGTTGGAGAACTCGGTCAGGCAACGCGTCGCCAGCACCTCATAGGCGTTGTCCGCCTTCACCTCGTCGGCGCGCTGCAGCACGACGGCGGTGCAGACATCACCAAAGATGAAGTGGCAGTCGCGGTCGCGCCATTCCTGGTGGCCGGAGGTGATCTCGGGATTGACCATCAGGATGGCGCGGGCCGAGCCGGTGCGGATCATGTCAGCGGCAAGCTGGATGCCGAAGGTCGCCGAGGAACAGGCGACGTTCATGTCGAAGGCAAAACCCTTGATGCCGAGCGCCTGCTGCACCTCGATGGCAACCGCCGGATAGGCGCGCTCGTGGTTGGAGGCAGCACAGATGACGGCGTCGATGTCGGCGGCAGTCAGGCCTGCCTTCTTCAGCGCCTCATCGGCCGCCTTGACCGAGATCTCTGCCATCAGCGACAGTTCGTCCTCAGTGCGCTCGGGCAGCACAGGGTGCATGATGCCTGGATCGAGAATGCCGAACTTGGAGACGACATGGCGGCGCTCGATGCCGGATGCCTTGACGATGAACTCTTCCGACGACATCGCCATCGACGCGCGCTCGCCGGCTTCGATGGCGTCGGCGTGCAGCTTGTTCTGGCGGTGGGCATACTCGTTGTAGGAGGCCACCAACTCGGCGTTGGTGATGACTTCCTCCGGCGTGAAGATGCCGGTACCGCTGATCGCAACCCTGTGCATGGCGTTTCCCGTTGGTTTTGAGCCATTGGAATAGGGTTCAGGCAGCGTCGGTCAAGCTTTGCGACCACAATTTCAGGTCGAACGCGCGGTTACCTCGCGGCAGAAGCGCTCAAATGCAGCGCCCGCCGTCGACTTCCATGGCAACGCCGGTGATCAGCGAGGCTTCGTCAGAGACGAGGAACAGAGCGGCGTTGGCGATGTCGAGGGGTGTTGAGAAGCGGCCGAGCGGGATCGAAGCCTTGAACTTCTCGCGGATTTCCGGCGTGTCCTTGCCCATGAACTTTTCCAGCATCCCGGTCTCACCGGCGACCGGGCACAGGCAGTTGACGCGGATGTTCTTCGGCGCCAGTTCCACCGCCATCGACTTGGTGGCGGTGATCGCCCAGCCCTTGGAGGCGTTGTACCAGGTCAGCCCAGGACGCGGCCTGAGGCCAGCGGTGGAAGCGGTGGTCAGGATCGAACCGCCGCCCTGGCGCTCCATGATCGGCACCACGGCGCGGGCGGCGTGGTAGATCGCCTTCATGTTGACGGCGGTGATCAGGTCGAAGACATCTTCCTCGACATCGACAAGGTCGCCGTTGCGATGGGTGTAGCCGGCATTGTTGACCATGATGTCGATGCGGCCAAAAGCGCTCTTGGCGGCATAGACCAGTTCGTCGAATTCGGCGCGTTGCGACACGTCGGTGGTGACTGCGATTGCGCCGTCGCCGATCTCGGATGCAACCCGCTCGGCTTCCCTGGCATTCAGATCGGCGACGACGATCTTGGCGCCCTCTTCGGCAAAACGCCTGGCCATGCCCTCGCCGAAACCGGCAGCACCGCCGGTGATGATCGCGACCTTGTCCTTCAGCCTGTCCGCCACGTTACGTCCCTTCGAATCGAACACCGTCACCAGTCTCTCATCGAAAACGAAAACGCTGCCATCAGCAACTGACAAACGACTGCCGCCAGACACCCCGCTTGCGGCTCTGTTCAAATAATTCTAAAGTAAAGATCAGCCTCTGAGTGGGGGACGCAAACATGAAACTTCGTTTCTTATTTGCATTGTTTTCAGCAAGCGCAGGTCTGTTCATCGGTTTCCAGCAAGCAGCAAATGCCGCCTGCGTCGTGCCGAGCTATAACCAGAAGCGCGGCATACCGCCTGGCTTCACCGAAGCGCAAGGCTTCAAGGGCCGTTTCGACTTCCCCGCAAGCACCAGTGAACCGCTGCCGACCTTCCTGTCGATCGACTTCACCCAGGATTGGCGCGCCTACATCCAGGCGGTGCTCGACTATTCGCTCGAAGGCAATATCGCCGTCGACTTCGACGTCGCCAACAACAATGTGCGCAACTGGTACCATGCGCTGTGGATGCATCCGGGCAATTCGGGACGGGAGTTCCTGCACGGCCTGACCAAGGAGCGCGCGACCGATCCGGAACAGCTGGCCGAAGGTGTGACCAAGTCTTTCGACACCTGGGCGGTAGGCTTCTACAACGCGCTAGGGGCAACGACCTTCGCCAAAGTGTGGAGCGATTTGTGCAGCCCCAGGATCGACGACATCTACTTTCCCATCGGCACGACGTCGTTCAAACTGCTGTTCACCACCGCCACGGCAGCGGACATCCCCTATCTCGCCGGCGCGCCCGAATGGGACGGCGACATCGGCCGTGCGCCCAACCGCATCGGCAAGCTGCGCCTCTACCAGATCGACATTGCCGTGCGCGATCCGCGCTCGCTGCAGACCGGATGGGTGTTCGGCACCTTCGTCTATCAGGGCAGCGAACCCGGCACCGACCCATGGAAAAAGCTGGTGCCGGTCGGCTTGAGCTGGGGCAACGACCGCTTCGTGCCGCCGCCAGGGCAATTGCGCCAGAACGTGCTCAACGAAACGCTCGAAGGCAAGATCTACGGCTGGGCCGCGCGCAAGGAGCTTGGCTGGGGCGGGCGCGTCAACGGGCCGGCCGACAACCAGATCAGCTCGTGCGTGTCCTGCCACGGTTCGGCGCAATATCCGCGCAGCGACGATTTCGGCAACCTGCCACGGCAACCGGCAATGCCGATCGATTACCAGCGCCGACTGCTGGAGTATTTTCGCGACGTCTTCGCCGGCGGTGCGTTCGACGGCGAGGCGCGCTACTTCGGCACGCAGACGGCTGTCTTGGCACGGCCGCTCGATTATTCGCTGCAGCTGCAGGCCGGCATCGAGCGCATGTGCGCAACAGTTACCGCGCGCGAAGCACCGTTCAACGACGACACGGTCCCCACCCCGCCGGTTTGCCCCGCACCCCCTGCTATCGTGGCTGGTGGCCCGGAAAGCATGTCGGCCGGGCCGGCGCTTGCCGACCGCGACGACACGATCGACGCGCTGCTGGAGCCGATCAGGTAGAGCCAGAGCTGAGCCACTTCCCAGCCATTGCCAAGAATGCGCATCAGCATCCGGCGGCCGGTCCGCGTCTCACGCCATCAAACGACAGATATCCGGCTGGCGCTCCGGCCTCGTCTGGACCACTATCAAATCTTCGCGTGTGACACCGTGGCAGTGGCTTTGGGGCTAGTGCTTTTAAATCGATTAGCATATATCAGGCGTCGACATCACGACCGTCTTGAAAACGGATAGAACATGACCAGCCAGATCATCCCCGTCGATCCTTTCGACTTCATCATTTTCGGGGGCACCGGCGACCTGTCGGAACGCAAGCTCTTGCCGGCGCTCTATCATCGCCAGCGCGACCACCAGTTTTCCGAGCCGACCCGCATCATCGGCGCGTCGCGCACCAAGATGGACGACAAGGAATTCCGCGCCTTCGCCAGGAAGGCGATTTCGGATCATGTGAAGCCTGAATACATCGAGGAAAAGGAACTCGCGACCTTCCTCGACAGGCTGAGCTACGTCACCATCGACGCCAAATCGGGCGACGGTTTTGCCGAACTCAAGAAGTCGCTTGCCGACAGTAAGCGCATCCGCGTCTTCTATCTCGCGGTAGCGCCCAGCCTGTTCGGCGACATCTCCGACCACCTCAAGGCGAACAAGCTGGTCACCCCGGATTCGCGCATCGTCGTGGAAAAACCGATCGGCCGCGACCTCGAGTCGGCCAAGGCGCTGAACGACATCATCGGCGACGACTTCGGCGAGCACCAGATTTTCCGCATCGACCACTATCTCGGCAAGGAGACGGTGCAGAACCTGATGGCGCTGCGCTTCGCCAACGCGCTCTACGAGCCGCTGTGGAACTCCGCGCACATAGACCACGTGCAGATCACTGTGGCCGAGACAGTCGGCCTGGAAGATCGCGTCACCTATTACGACAAGGCGGGCGCGCTGCGCGACATGGTGCAGAATCACATGCTGCAGCTGCTCTGCCTGGTTGCCATGGAGGCCCCGGCCTCTATGGAGGCCAATGCGGTGCGTGACGAAAAGCTCAAGGTTCTCAATGCGCTGAAGCGTGTCAACGGCAACGAGGCGCCCAAGCAGACTGTGCGCGGCCAGTATCGCGCCGGCGCATCGGCCGGTGGTCCGGTCAAAGGCTACGTCGAGGAACTCGGCGCCGAGAGCAACACCGAGACCTTCGTCGCCATCAAGGCCGAGATCGCCAACTGGCGTTGGGCCGGCGTGCCGTTCTATCTGCGCACCGGCAAGCGGCTGGCCTCGCGTGTCTCCGAGATCGTCATCGAATTCAAGCCGATCCCGCACTCGATCTTCGGCGAGAGCGCCGGACCGATCTTCAACAACCAGCTGGTCATCCGCCTGCAGCCTGACGAGGGCGTCAAGCAGTTCATCATGATCAAGGATCCGGGTCCCGGCGGCATGCGCCTGCGCCAGATCCCGCTCGACATGAGCTTCGCCCAGTCCTTCGACGGACGCGCCCCGGATGCCTATGAGCGGCTGATCATGGATGTCGTACGTGGCAACCAGACGCTGTTTATGCGCCGCGACGAGGTCGAGGCGGCATGGAAGTGGATCGATCCGATCCAGCATGCCTGGGAAGGCAGCCGCCAGGAAGCCCAGGGTTATACCGCCGGCACCTGGGGTCCGTCCGCGTCGATCGCGCTGATCGAGCGCGACGGCCGTACCTGGCACGAGAGCAATTGAGCGCCATGGCAGCACCTCGCTGGAACGCATTCGAGACGCGGGACGAACTGGCGTCAGCCCTCGCCGCCAGGGTGGCTGATACGCTGAAAGCGGCGATCGCCCGCCGCGGCGTGGCTTTCCTCGCCGTCTCAGGCGGCACCACGCCTGGCCGCTTCTTCGCCGCTCTGTCGAAGGAAGCGCTCGACTGGAGCAAGGTCACGGTGACGCTTGTCGACGAGCGTTTCGTGCCGGAGAGTTCGCCACGCTCGAACGCCGCACTGGCCAAGGCCAACCTGTTGCAGAACGCGGCATCCGCCGCCCGTTTCGCGCCGCTGTTTCATGAGGCAGCGACGGTCGAGAAGGGCGCCGATCTCGCGGACTCCGCGCTGAGGGCCCTGCCCTGGCCGCTGGACGTGTCAATTCTCGGCATGGGTGGCGACGGCCACACGGCCTCGTTCTTTCCCGACGCAGCCGGGCTGGACGCGCTGCTCGACCCGGCTTCGTCCCGGCTGGCGATGCCGGTTCATGCCGACAGTGCCGGCGAACCGCGGCTGACATTGACGCTGCCTGCATTGGTAAGCGCCGCGCTGGTCGTCGTCCATATCGAAGGTGCTGAGAAGCGCCGCGTCATCGAGGCGGCACTGGCTTCCGACAAGGCCTTGCCGATCCGCACCGTGATCGACCGAGCGCCGCGCGCCACCGAGATCTACTGGGCACCCTGATCGGCGCCCGGCCGCGCCGAGCTCCTCCAGGGGCCGCGGCGCCGCGAATGCCGAAATCGAGCATGGTCCGGCGCAATAGCGCCGTCTGCCGGTCCATGCCAGCCCGAAGCTCCTCCCGGTTCGGGCACCGCGTTGAAAGGACTGAGGCCATGACAGCCAGGAACGACATCCAAGCCATCACCGAGCGCATCCGCGAACGCTCCAAGGTCAGCCGCGAGATTTATCTCAATCGCGTCAATGCGGCAGCCGGCAAGACCGCCAACCGCGGCGTGCTGTCCTGCGGCAACCTTGCGCACGGCTTTGCCGTGTGCAGTCCGTCGGAAA
The nucleotide sequence above comes from Aminobacter aminovorans. Encoded proteins:
- a CDS encoding TonB-dependent receptor, whose protein sequence is MSGMRTALAFGSASMLAIVASSAFPIMAIAQTTQTEARAGSHDFNIPAKSLLAALADYTAATGIQVVRPSGAPISGRSGAVVGRLSPASALARLLGPSGLEFQFVDARTVSIRAKTGNEAALPVTNGSLVLDVIRVDGGGGAPVYEPYETAAPTAYIPQETIDRFRGSSPADMLRGTPGVMSGEARNGAGAIDVNIRGMQGMGRVAVTVDGASNAVTIYQGYQGVSNRTFVDPDLLGGISIAKGSDAASNGIAGSVAMRTLEARDIIKDGKNFGVRLKGGFGTNTSNPPPVDTIGGYEWPSIPWAAPQIPVASTAGMERPSLLKPTSGSGSAVVAYSEGDVDLIAGYAYRKQGNYHAGTNGPAAQPVAKGPTPFCFDNGICLPSSPWTNYYDNEGITGYRAGEEVLNTQLETKSWIGKGTFRFGDGQSVELGYTGFRSEAGDLLASRLTSKRGQPTQAAQTTGTTLDTGTVRYKWKPEENELVDLKANLWLTRLDLRNSRRDGWPAPRPGDPRVGSDSLLWGADATNASKLSTGYGAVDLTYGLSYLGEDTQPTDYTRSLKGWLNLRDGRRQEAAVFVKGSWEATDWLTLNGGLRYQHYWAQDRSTGPHQGIGFVYGSSSSKGGFSPSIGVTLEPIEGSQFYVNYSNAMRSPSIIETTTAFTMNINSNVRPERSSNWEIGTNLRRDNVFTGDDSAMLKFGYFDWSVKDYIAREWHTTSGSSGMRIHNIDSAHFAGLELSGRYEIGAFTAELAANYYTDVQFCRTASTCGNKSLYADYATNQVPPRYSVDLTLTQKLMDDALTIGGRVSHVGRRAVGHGDVTAQGASQFIALVNWKPYTLVDVFAEYKFNENLTGTVRIQNLTDTYYVDPLSLVVQPGPGRTFYGSLTASF
- a CDS encoding beta-ketoacyl-ACP synthase III, which translates into the protein MHRVAISGTGIFTPEEVITNAELVASYNEYAHRQNKLHADAIEAGERASMAMSSEEFIVKASGIERRHVVSKFGILDPGIMHPVLPERTEDELSLMAEISVKAADEALKKAGLTAADIDAVICAASNHERAYPAVAIEVQQALGIKGFAFDMNVACSSATFGIQLAADMIRTGSARAILMVNPEITSGHQEWRDRDCHFIFGDVCTAVVLQRADEVKADNAYEVLATRCLTEFSNNIRNNNGFLRRTREGHMADRRDMQFHQEGRKVFKQVVPMVAELMLSHLAEQGIAPADLSRLWLHQANKGMNDLIGSRVLGREPTREEQPNVLQDYANTSSAGSIIAFSKFSNDLPSGSLGVICSFGAGYSAGSVIVRKV
- a CDS encoding SDR family oxidoreductase → MADRLKDKVAIITGGAAGFGEGMARRFAEEGAKIVVADLNAREAERVASEIGDGAIAVTTDVSQRAEFDELVYAAKSAFGRIDIMVNNAGYTHRNGDLVDVEEDVFDLITAVNMKAIYHAARAVVPIMERQGGGSILTTASTAGLRPRPGLTWYNASKGWAITATKSMAVELAPKNIRVNCLCPVAGETGMLEKFMGKDTPEIREKFKASIPLGRFSTPLDIANAALFLVSDEASLITGVAMEVDGGRCI
- the zwf gene encoding glucose-6-phosphate dehydrogenase, whose protein sequence is MTSQIIPVDPFDFIIFGGTGDLSERKLLPALYHRQRDHQFSEPTRIIGASRTKMDDKEFRAFARKAISDHVKPEYIEEKELATFLDRLSYVTIDAKSGDGFAELKKSLADSKRIRVFYLAVAPSLFGDISDHLKANKLVTPDSRIVVEKPIGRDLESAKALNDIIGDDFGEHQIFRIDHYLGKETVQNLMALRFANALYEPLWNSAHIDHVQITVAETVGLEDRVTYYDKAGALRDMVQNHMLQLLCLVAMEAPASMEANAVRDEKLKVLNALKRVNGNEAPKQTVRGQYRAGASAGGPVKGYVEELGAESNTETFVAIKAEIANWRWAGVPFYLRTGKRLASRVSEIVIEFKPIPHSIFGESAGPIFNNQLVIRLQPDEGVKQFIMIKDPGPGGMRLRQIPLDMSFAQSFDGRAPDAYERLIMDVVRGNQTLFMRRDEVEAAWKWIDPIQHAWEGSRQEAQGYTAGTWGPSASIALIERDGRTWHESN
- the pgl gene encoding 6-phosphogluconolactonase; this encodes MAAPRWNAFETRDELASALAARVADTLKAAIARRGVAFLAVSGGTTPGRFFAALSKEALDWSKVTVTLVDERFVPESSPRSNAALAKANLLQNAASAARFAPLFHEAATVEKGADLADSALRALPWPLDVSILGMGGDGHTASFFPDAAGLDALLDPASSRLAMPVHADSAGEPRLTLTLPALVSAALVVVHIEGAEKRRVIEAALASDKALPIRTVIDRAPRATEIYWAP